tgcaccaaacctgagttccactaggtacagccagggttcagcatcagctctatcttgggtactgctctcctaagtgctcaccaagacgagtcggatgaccaaaacggcgtttgtctatgttgcaccaaacctgagttccactaggtacagccaaggttcagcatcagctccatcttgggtactgctctcccaagtgctcattgtgacgagtcgaatagcctaaacggcgtgtgtctatgttgcaccaaacctgagttccactaggtacagccagggttcagcatcagctctatcttgggtactgctctcctaagtgctcaccaagacgagtcggatgaccaaaacggcgtttgtctatgttgcaccaaacctgagttccattaggtactgccagggttcagcatgagctctatcttgggtactgctctcccaagtgctcaccaagacgagtcggatgaccaaaacggcgtttgtctatgttgcaccaaacctgagttccactaggtacagccaaggttcagcatcagctccatcttgggtactgctctcccaagtgctcattgtgacgagtcgaatagcctaaacggcgtgtgtctatgttgcaccaaacctgagttccactaggtacagccagggttcagcatcagctctatcttgggtactgctctcccaagtgctcaccaagacgagtcggatgaccaaaacggcgtttgtctatgttgcaccaaacctgagttccactaggtacagccagggttcagcatcagctctatcttgggtactgctctcctaagtgctcaccaagacgagtcggatgaccaaaacgtcgtttgtctatgttgcaccaaacctgagttccattaggtactgccagggttcagcatgagctctatcttgggtactgctctcccaagtgctcaccaagacgagtcggatgaccaaaacggcgtttgtctatgttgcaccaaacctgagttccactaggtacagccaaggttcagcatcagctccatcttgggtactgctctcccaagtgctcattgtgacgagtcgaatagcctaaacggcgtgtgtctatgttgcaccaaacctgagttccactaggtacagccagggttcagcatcagctccatcttgggtactgctctcccaagtgctcattgtgacgagtcgaatagcctaaacggcgtgtgtgtatgttgcaccaaacctgaattccactaggtacacccagggttcagcatcagctctatcttgggtactggtctcccaagtgctcatcaagacgagtcggatgaccagacggcgtgtttctatgttgcaccaaacctgaggtccactagctagataaaaattacgggcgcctttataaaattacgatatatttttgttaattgataattatcaataatatttttaattgtcattaaaaattgatttaatttttaatggtttgtgaagcattaaccattaattctttttaatttttaatggttcgaaataaattaatattaatgcaaattgatgttaatgcgaattgacaattaattttccttcaatggttaatggttaattcgaattaaccttttcaatggttaatttttaatggtaattgggattaacgttcggccaacactggtatgTCGCCAGCATAACGGCATTAATAACGGCTCGGCCACACCATTGCgcgaccggcggcggcggcggcgacggcaaccataggtgggaacgaaaggtccgatcgctgcgTCTCGttctgctcgtttgcttcctATGTCATAAAAAAAGACAAATCTGATTTAGGTAAGGGCCGACGGGCGTGCAGTTCCCAGacaagttgcagtccgtctgtgtctgtaccggccctaagtAACAAATTTTTGACACCGTGTGCTCTATGTATTTTGTTATATCACGACGGAATTAGTTTCATTAAAGTCACAGTCAAGTCAAAGTCAACGAATAGGTAAACATCCAGCAGATTTACCCAAAAACTGCATTGAGTACTTATTAAAACCTTAATTGTTTCCTCAAGAAAGTGTGTACATAGACGTAGTATATCTATTTTCTCATTGAGTAACGATCCTTACTTTCTCATTGTTGAAACGATTGCCATTGTTGCATAACACCGTCTTCTTATCACTTACAACCTTTTACAACTATGTCCACGCGAGACTTTAGTTGCTAAGGACCGTTTgcaaataattatttgaaaaaggTCGTAACTCGTAAGCGCAAACCGGTTGATAGGAGGCGTCTACTTTGGAGGTGTGACGTTGATAAATGGCAGTTTTCTGTGACGTACGAGGCAAATTAGCGAAGAAAATCTTATCAATGAAACGCCTTCGTTTTAATCAAGGCTCATTGTCATTGTCATAAGGTTCATATTTAATTGATCACTTTTTACGATTCTACCTAAACCTTTCCGCTACAGATATGGCAAGATAATTATAGGCATAGGCCAATAGGCTTTGATTTGctatgattttaataaataataaaccttTGAATACATTAGGTGTTAGGCGTAATCTAAGATAGATTTATTGACTACAAAACAGGTTTCAAGTCGCGTAGGTATTCAGATTATCAATTAGTTAGGTTCTAGCTTAACTGAGTTCCAATCAAGAAACTTAATATTGCATATCTACTCATGGAATTTGCAATTAAACAATCGTGTAAATAAACGATGATATGCGTGCAAACCCTTGCACAAtaattatactcgtacctacagtcactgtcagatatatcagagcggtcacgatgctcaaaaatatgtgaACATGCCCTTTAACGTCTTGATAATACCTACAGgatttgttcagatatttgtgaacacctcggccgttccgatatatctgatggtgactgttctAATGTGAATTAGTGTTATTAGTGATCTATTTGTTCGTCGAGATCACGAGACGTGTGAATCGTGTGATGCCTCATTGATGGGCTCGCGTCACGGCCGCGCCCCTGAAGCGTGACGACGAAGGTCACGATCACTTgctgtaggtataaaaaaactcaatgacctAAGTACCAATATTTACCATGTCTCCGCGGCCGCATGCCTTGACAACAGAGATGAGGTGATGATTGTAGGTAGTTTAGGTACGTCATCACTACTTTAGCTACTTCTCCGAACGCCGACTCTCTCGctgctgccctagtagcacggtcgcatttttatcatttatcaccatacctgtcacgttctaacaagtatgtaagtgcgaaagtgacgggcttagtgatagtggataaaaatggaaccgtgctgagcccgctggtggtTAGGGCTCTTTCCAACTGTACGTCTTGTTTTTTGCGGGTACGGTTTTCTGCAGGATCCCATTTTAGTAGTATACGTGCTGATATAGTAACGTTCACACTTATTTTTAGCTCCCGGGTCGACTAAATAGGTAGGACCTCCACAGTGCGCCGCCATCGCGATCCTTTTCGAGCTGCGCGTACCTCTGGCCTTGGCCATGATCCATGATAGCCCAATTTGAGCTCAAACACCTCGAATGCCAGTGCCACTGAGGGCCGTCAATATTGTTTGGGAAAACCCATAAATCTGCATTGTATAGATTCTATACATTGTAGATATGTGGGAAAACCGCTTCTATTATATTCAGGACtagttacttaggtacctatagtgtaTTATTCGTTTACAGTGTTTAGATTTATTTCCAACGGGATCCTGAGCGCGTTCGCGGACCGCTGGGACTCCGCGCTGATGCGTCGATAGACGCAGCTCCATGTCTCGCGCTCCACGTAGGCAGGTTAtaggtttttaagtttttatttgtgttaaatttttatttatgttgtgcactaacactaattttaagtattcatcttgttactaacatactatgggacttgtcctgaaataaatgttattcattcattcatttatttgacTTCTGATTTCAACGATTTTACCAAAAACCGCGACCTAAAAACACAAACCTACCACGCGCTAATTtgccaaaaaaaatgtatattgatGACAACTGACACACGTTGACACTTATTGTTTAACATCAAACATCATGGTTGGATTTTATAGTGTTGTAacttatacatttttaaactttaCTTATGGTAGTGCACTCTAATATTAGGGCGGACGTGATCATACTAGGATGTAGTCTTCCTGGCATAGTTGCCGCTCATAAACTGAAGAAGACATTTGGAAAATCGATGGATATCGTAGTCTTAGATATGTCGACAGTTCGCAAGGATATCTCGAAAGGTAACGTTGCCTTTCAGGTAGATGATGACGAATCAGATGATGATGGCCCCGAAGAACCAGAATCGGTGAGTAAATTTGTCGACAACATCGCAAGAGACTACCTACTCAGCTTTTCCAGAGAATTCGGTTTACCCCTACCCGATGCAATAGCCAATCCTAAATTAGTGAGATCACCGCTAAACAAACTCTTTCAATATCTTGACGGAAGCACGGTTCAGTGCACTACTGACTTCCATAACTTCGATTACCTGAATGTGGTAGAGAGGTTTGAGTTGAATCAATATCAGGACCTACTCGACCAGAATGCTAGAGATTTGTTTCAACCAAGACGAGTCAACAGGGATGAAGAGCGAAGAAATCTATTGTACTTCGATAAAACTACGATGGAAAGTCATCTCTGCGATGCTCTGTTGTTTTCGAATTCGAGAGCAGTGATGAGGATGATGGTTCAACTAGTCTGTGGGGCCTCCTCGTACTCCGTGTCTGTCCTTTTTTACTTACACCAGTGCTACAGGACTTCAAGCATGAGGAACCATTTAGACGGAGCCAACACGAGGTTTCGCGAAAAGCTATTTGGATACTGCAGGAGACATTTCTCCAATAAATTGCAAAAAAGCGTAGCAGACATCACTGTGACAGCGAAACCCATTCAGAAAATTCGATCTTATTCCAATGAACAGGTTATTTTGGAAACCATTAAGGGAGAAACCAACTACATTTGCAATTTATTAGCAATGGCTCTGAGGCCTGATGAGTTGCTAAAGATAGCGGTTGAGGAGCAGTTTATGTCAAAGAGAGAAGCTGCAGTTATTGGTGCGATGCTACCTGGAAGAGTGATTAAATTCAGAATTCAGTATGAAAGGAACTTCTGGCAGAGTCAAGGATACAGCGGCGATATACTTAGTATGCGCGGTCCCATCGTTTGGACTATGGAGCGTCCCCTCTTGTCAACCAAGGGTGCGGAAACCAACGCAGGCTTAGTTGGGGTTCTGATAGTTAGAGACGGTGACAGAAATTCCAAGGATGCTGTGTTGGAGCAGCTTACGAATTTATTTGGAGAAGAAGCAGCCAAACCCCTTGTTTACAAAGAGAAAAACATTTCTGATATTTTTGTACCGCGCTGCGGGGATTACGTGGCTCTACGCAACCTGACATCCTCTATAAAACCTAACAGCGTAGTGGAGTGGGGGGCCCTGGACGTATTTGGGGAGGGCGACGTGGCAGCCGCATTAGAAGCAGGGCATAAAGCCTACTTGCATCTCTTGAGATGCTTGCGGCCACAAGCGACAACATTTGAAGACTTGGAACTGACCAGCTTACCAACGATCCTTGATGAAGGACCCCTTAGCCGCTCGATCCCGCGATTCAACTATATGAATACGATAAAGATGGTCGTATGTACCACAGCACTGCTCATAGGCATTAAACTAATACGATCTTATATGCAGAAATGAGAAACGTGTCCCGAAGACATTCGCGTTTGTTCGAGTAagtaaaatattgataaattaGTACGTGCTTTTTGTAAGTGTCatgttgttgtttttatttgttttgttatttttctttaggtttttagaatttttttcattaaaaagtaAGATATATAATCTttcagttttgttttattcttACTAGAACGTACACGTAACAATTACTAggattttgttatgaaattaatttAGCGTAAAGTAATTTTATATGTTAGTTACTACATAGATTGTGAATCACCATCGTTTATCCAATCCAACAGTTATGCACTAGGTATGGTACAATTCTGAAGTTAAGCAAAACACGGAAACTCCTAATTTTAGGACAGCAAAAAAGCTCGAAgctgaatttaataaaatacataaaacctGCTAAGAAACACCATCTTCTTGTCCAGACTGCAAGCCTCAATAATAATTATCTGGGACTAGATATTTACACGACACACGACAAATCAATTTGGATTATTTTGAGTCAACTCCACATTGACCGTGCGCCGTGACCTCCACCTCAGCAGCATGCAAAGTGTGTGCACACAGTCGAATACATGTAGCCTAACGCGGCCGGTCAATGTCACGGCGAGGCCGCGGTCACTTATGTGAACTGTGTCATCTCCACGCAAGTAGGTAACGGACTGGCTGCCTAGTTCACACCAGTTGAGGTCAGGCTTAGAAACCTTCAAAATCATATATCTGCTGCTAATGACGAAAAGGGGATGATTATTCGGAATTCGGAATCAgggtgattttatttttaatacaattttataatgCCTGCTGATTTTTGCCTGTTactgctagagtctgtgcggaaagagaagagtcgtggaatgtatggggcccaatacattccacgactcttctctttccgcacagactctacgattaaaacaaatctaaactatagtaggtacttacctcgtTTCCGCATTATTTTGATAATAATTGAGCTGTAGAACTTGGAGAGTAACAGTTGAGAAATTTAACTATTCTGGAAAATGTATGGCAACTGCAATGGTTATTTTTTGTGATAACAAGTGCTTACAGAGCCTGAATTTGTGTGGATAGTAATTTGTTAGCTGAAATGTTTGCTGTGTTGCTTTTATCAGGCGCTTTATTTTTCAAGCCATACCATAGTAATATTAGAACTTTGATTAGACAGATTTCGTCAGAACCGGGATGGTTGATCACAGTCTCACAAGGGAACCTGACCACTTACCTATTTCGATCCTAGATTGGGATCTACAGGATGAATATGGGCGTCTAAAGCACATTTTCAGATTGCCGTTACAGCTTAGGTAATGGGAAGGCCTGAAGTGAACTCAAGAATCGAGACCGGGTGGAATTTACAGCCAGGCCTAGGTGGAACGTGGCCTAGGATGAAAGGTCGGTAAAATCTATAGATCATAATTATTTGTCAGGgaaattaattacttaaaattCACTACAAGGAATTCACATTCAAAAAGGCTAGACGAAAAATCTTCGTGAGAATTAAAattgtacctaggtacttatatcgGCAACGTCAGTTTCCGATGATTATTTAATATCTCTTCGTAGGCAAATAAGCCAACGCGCCTTGGTAAGCTTTTACTAGTCTATAGACGCTTGTAAGTCTAACGgcttggccacgacattgcgcgacaggcgacggcggcggcggcaaccaTAGGTAGGTAGCGAGACACATCGAtgggacctttcgttcccacctatggttgccgccgccgccgtcgccagtcgcgcaatgtcgtggccgagccgtaatgCCGGGCAACACACGCGATAATCCCAGTGTGGCCGTATGAAGCGTCAATTATCGCCACAATCAACAGCGTTTCCCGGCAGTGTGGCCCCAGCATAAGGCTGTCACATGCGCCTCTCCGACGAATAATTAGCAAATTtggtaatttaaattgtttacaaCTATAAAATTACCTTAATACTTATCTAA
This region of Cydia amplana chromosome 4, ilCydAmpl1.1, whole genome shotgun sequence genomic DNA includes:
- the LOC134663048 gene encoding uncharacterized protein LOC134663048; the protein is MVVHSNIRADVIILGCSLPGIVAAHKLKKTFGKSMDIVVLDMSTVRKDISKGNVAFQVDDDESDDDGPEEPESVSKFVDNIARDYLLSFSREFGLPLPDAIANPKLVRSPLNKLFQYLDGSTVQCTTDFHNFDYLNVVERFELNQYQDLLDQNARDLFQPRRVNRDEERRNLLYFDKTTMESHLCDALLFSNSRAVMRMMVQLVCGASSYSVSVLFYLHQCYRTSSMRNHLDGANTRFREKLFGYCRRHFSNKLQKSVADITVTAKPIQKIRSYSNEQVILETIKGETNYICNLLAMALRPDELLKIAVEEQFMSKREAAVIGAMLPGRVIKFRIQYERNFWQSQGYSGDILSMRGPIVWTMERPLLSTKGAETNAGLVGVLIVRDGDRNSKDAVLEQLTNLFGEEAAKPLVYKEKNISDIFVPRCGDYVALRNLTSSIKPNSVVEWGALDVFGEGDVAAALEAGHKAYLHLLRCLRPQATTFEDLELTSLPTILDEGPLSRSIPRFNYMNTIKMVVCTTALLIGIKLIRSYMQK